A window from Parambassis ranga chromosome 13, fParRan2.1, whole genome shotgun sequence encodes these proteins:
- the slc25a15a gene encoding solute carrier family 25 member 15a, whose product MAPHPVIQAIIDFSAGAIGGTACVLSGQPFDTAKVKMQTFPTVYRGFIHCFISTFRQVGLSGLYKGTTPALLANIAENAVLFLSYGLCQDVVRYLSRVDKGADLSDIQKASAGSFASIFSAMALCPTELVKCRLQAMHEMEATGKVAKGQRSTVWTVVRSVLKTEGPLGFYQGLTSTIVREVPGYFCFFGAYEMCRSAFAQHMATDKDSIGILPLMFSGGFGGACLWLVVYPIDCVKSRIQVYSLAGRQEGFMKTFMGIIRTEGFTTLYSGLTPTMIRTFPANGALFLAYEFSRKFMMERAGA is encoded by the exons ATGGCTCCACATCCTGTAATCCAGGCAATTATTGATTTCTCTGCTGGAGCAATCG GTGGAACAGCCTGTGTGCTAAGCGGTCAGCCGTTTGACACAGCAAAGGTGAAGATGCAGACGTTTCCCACAGTGTATCGTGGCTTTATCCACTGCTTCATCTCCACCTTCAGACAGGTGGGACTCAGTGGTCTCTACAAAGGTACGACCCCGGCCCTCCTAGCCAACATCGCTGAGAATGCGGTACTTTTCCTGAGCTACGGCCTCTGCCAGGATGTGGTGCGCTACCTGTCCAGGGTAGATAAAGGAGCCGATCTGAG TGACATCCAGAAGGCCTCTGCTGGCTCCTTTGCCTCCATCTTCTCCGCCATGGCGTTATGCCCCACAGAGCTGGTGAAGTGTCGTCTGCAGGCCATGCATGAAATGGAGGCGACTGGAAAAGTGGCAAAAGGACAGAGAAG cacagtgtggacCGTGGTTAGGTCGGTGCTTAAGACAGAAGGTCCTTTGGGTTTCTACCAGGGCCTGACGTCCACCATTGTGAGGGAGGTTCCAGGTTACTTCTGCTTCTTTGGGGCCTATGAAATGTGTCGGTCTGCCTTCGCACAGCACATGGccacagacaaagacagcatAG GGATCCTTCCGCTTATGTTCAGTGGTGGATTTGGAGGAGCCTGCCTCTGGTTGGTGGTCTATCCAATAGATTGTGTGAAGTCTAGGATCCAGGTGTACTCCTTAGCTGGGAGGCAAGAGGGCTTCATGAAGACCTTCATGGGTATTATACGTACCGAGG GGTTCACCACTCTCTACTCTGGTCTGACTCCTACCATGATACGCACCTTCCCTGCCAACGGCGCCCTCTTCCTGGCTTATGAGTTCAGTCGTAAGTTCATGATGGAGAGAGCTGGAGCCTGA
- the foxo1a gene encoding forkhead box protein O1-A, translating to MAEAAQQPHLVEIDPDFEPLSRPRSCTWPLPRPEFINPGDSNTSSPVPSVKQEPTGNTEFINNLSLLEENEGFAEQNLSESVILCTDFQCRENCVHQQPPQQQHQQHQQQQHPNPQLPHQQQQQQQQVPLLSTPVGSSSSAAAAAAAAAAQRKSSSSRRNAWGNMSYADLITKAIESSPENRLTLSQIYDWMVKSVPYFKDKGDSNSSAGWKNSIRHNLSLHSRFVRVQNEGTGKSSWWMLNPEGGKSGKSPRRRAASMDNNSKFTKSRGRAAKKKLSLQGGPDGGADSPGSYSKWPGSPNSHSNDDYDTWNSFRPRTSSNASTVSGRLSPFMPEDDLGEADVHMGYPGASGTKMTATLPSLTEMTGSLGHSSENVMENLLDNLNLLSPNNSQVGGGATTPGSSQSSPSPMMQPSPGYPTYSSPSMASQSQQEYHKCVYGQAGMNSLSPMPLQGLSESKPSFGPGMGQYSCPAGLLKELLTSDADQHAEMMPSVDTVVSQSSGGCMLPPYSSTQHAAKLMGGGNGHPHALSHTHPHNTHLNQAPAPSPAMNGRLLMSLSYNGGSARLPTPKNPMQMPYGLSSHLSGGGMPGGFCPLNTNGYGRPGLTPPSHPEKLPSDLDDMSIEKFEFDMETVLHDTLMDGDSLDFNFEPVVTQQGFPHGVKTTTHSWVSG from the exons ATGGCGGAAGCGGCCCAGCAGCCACACCTGGTGGAAATCGACCCGGATTTTGAACCCTTGTCGCGGCCCCGATCCTGCACTTGGCCCCTGCCCCGGCCGGAGTTCATCAACCCGGGTGACTCCAACACGTCTTCGCCGGTGCCGTCTGTAAAGCAGGAGCCCACCGGCAACACCGAGTTCATCAACAACCTGagcctgctggaggagaacgAGGGCTTCGCGGAGCAGAATCTGTCCGAATCTGTCATCCTCTGCACTGATTTCCAGTGTCGGGAGAACTGCGTCCACCAGCAacctccacagcagcaacatcagcaacatcagcagcagcagcacccgaACCCGCAACTGccgcatcagcagcagcagcagcagcagcaggtgcctctgctctccaccCCGGTGGGCTCCTCGTCCTCGGCGGCGGCGGCCGCTGCTGCAGCCGCTGCCCAGAGGAAGAGCAGCTCCTCCCGGCGAAACGCATGGGGGAATATGTCATATGCAGACCTCATAACCAAAGCTATCGAGAGTTCTCCTGAGAACCGACTAACTCTTTCTCAGATTTATGACTGGATGGTGAAGAGTGTGCCTTATTTTAAGGACAAAGGagacagcaacagctctgcaGGCTGGAAG AACTCCATCAGACACAACCTGTCCCTGCACAGCCGCTTTGTTCGTGTCCAGAATGAAGGGACGGGGAAAAGCTCCTGGTGGATGTTAAACCCAGAGGGCGGGAAGAGTGGCAAGTCCCCGCGACGCAGGGCGGCCTCCATGGACAACAACAGCAAGTTCACCAAGAGCAGAGGCAGAGCCGCAAAGAAAAAG CTGTCCCTGCAGGGTGGCCCTGACGGAGGCGCAGACAGCCCGGGCTCCTACTCCAAATGGCCCGGCAGCCCTAACTCCCACAGCAACGATGACTATGACACGTGGAACAGCTTCAGGCCTCGAACCAGCTCCAACGCCAGCACCGTGAGCGGCCGCCTCTCGCCCTTCATGCCTGAGGATGACCTTGGAGAGGCAGATGTGCATATGGGCTACCCAGGCGCCTCCGGAACGAAGATGACGGCCACGCTGCCGAGCCTCACAGAGATGACGGGCTCACTGGGACACAGCTCTGAGAATGTCATGGAGAACCTTCTGGACAACCTGAACTTGCTGTCACCCAACAACTCTCAGGTTGGAGGAGGGGCGACAACCCCTGGCTCCTCCCAGTCCTCCCCCTCACCCATGATGCAACCAAGCCCTGGGTACCCCACATACAGCTCCCCCAGCATGGCTTCACAGTCCCAGCAGGAGTACCACAAGTGTGTGTACGGCCAAGCAGGGATGAACTCTCTGTCCCCTATGCCACTGCAGGGGCTGTCAGAGAGCAAGCCCAGCTTCGGACCCGGTATGGGCCAGTACAGCTGCCCAGCAGGTCtcctgaaggagctgctgacaTCAGATGCAGACCAGCACGCAGAGATGATGCCGTCAGTGGACACCGTGGTGTCTCAGTCCAGCGGAGGCTGTATGCTGCCACCATACAGCAGCACCCAGCATGCAGCCAAACTCATGGGAGGAGGGAACGGTCACCCTcacgctctctctcacactcacccCCACAACACACACCTCAACCAAGCACCGGCCCCGTCACCAGCTATGAATGGCCGTTTGCTCATGTCACTGAGCTACAACGGGGGTTCCGCACGCTTGCCTACACCCAAAAACCCCATGCAGATGCCTTACGGCCTCTCCAGCCACCTCAGTGGCGGAGGCATGCCCGGCGGCTTCTGTCCTCTCAACACCAACGGATACGGTCGACCAGGCCTGACGCCACCTTCACACCCGGAGAAACTGCCCAgcgacctggatgacatgtccATCGAAAAGTTTGAGTTCGACATGGAGACGGTCCTCCATGACACCCTGATGGACGGGGACTCTCTGGACTTCAACTTTGAGCCAGTGGTGACCCAACAAGGTTTCCCACATGGGGTGAAGACcaccacacacagctgggtgTCAGGGTAG